Proteins found in one Juglans regia cultivar Chandler unplaced genomic scaffold, Walnut 2.0 Scaffold_659, whole genome shotgun sequence genomic segment:
- the LOC109012930 gene encoding uncharacterized protein LOC109012930 yields MDRYCFVHFHHCQKVSIKANWDAAIDKANSRVGIGVIVRNSEGAIMASLCSSMDLFPDPLLGEAIAARRASSFCADLGFQHVILEGDSLLVVKAIQNKEDSWSDSGLVIRDIKILLSKFLSWSILHVHREVNVIAHHLAKFALSCQEDCIMIEDCPPCIKQLL; encoded by the coding sequence ATGGATAGATATTGTTTCGTCCACTTCCATCATTGTCAGAAGGTGTCTATCAAAGCCAACTGGGATGCTGCCATTGATAAGGCCAATTCAAGGGTGGGGATTGGTGTAATTGTTAGGAACTCAGAAGGAGCTATCATGGCATCCTTATGCTCTTCGATGGACCTGTTCCCGGATCCACTTCTTGGTGAAGCCATAGCAGCTCGAAGAGCCTCTTCCTTCTGTGCAGACCTGGGTTTTCAGCATGTAATTCTCGAAGGTGACTCCTTGCTGGTGGTGAAGGCAATCCAAAACAAGGAAGATAGTTGGAGTGACTCTGGCCTTGTTATTAGAGATATTAAGATTTTGCTTTCTAAGTTCCTCTCTTGGTCTATTCTACATGTCCATAGGGAAGTTAATGTAATTGCACATCACTTGGCAAAGTTTGCTCTTAGCTGCCAAGAGGATTGCATAATGATTGAGGACTGTCCCCCTTGTATCAAGCAACTTCTATga